A stretch of the Paenibacillus dendritiformis genome encodes the following:
- a CDS encoding extracellular solute-binding protein translates to MKEPKELKVPKVLEELQQMNPAKVCKVSERVHPWRRVNRHRAKRAGIAILAALLALTLAACSGGSGSNAQEANGAQPPEKLTNLTYWVQMVSQVSATLKSYNEIEAYKELERVTGVKVDFQHPPEGQQAKEQFNLMLTSDKLPDVIEYSWTSYPGGPEKAIKDGKIIRLNDLIDQHAPNLKKVLEEHPDWKKEIMTDEGSIYAFPFIRSHDRLKVFLGPTIRQDWLDKLNLDMPTTIDEWYTVLKAFKENDMNGNGKADEIPLYLAKGDVDASTAFLGAFGINAGFYQEGGTVKYGPTDPRFKEFLTLMNKWYREGLLDRDFATTDAKLLEAKITGGQIGAAVLYTGSGIGNYNTLMKEKDPNFHLVAAPYPVMKKGDKQIWGYKDFAYTGIGAAITTSNKNPVETVKWLDYAYSEEGTLLFNFGKEGVSYTMENGKPAFKREVLNNPNGLPLIQSMSQHNRATFSGPFMLDIRFDEQYTTSPDQLKSKEIWAEPTLELKLPRTTPNSEESSRYASIMNDINTYKDEMYLKFIMGQEPLDNFDKYVKTIEGMGLQEAIGIQQNALERYNQR, encoded by the coding sequence ATGAAGGAACCGAAGGAACTGAAGGTGCCGAAGGTATTGGAGGAATTACAGCAAATGAATCCAGCGAAGGTATGTAAGGTCTCAGAGCGGGTTCATCCGTGGCGTCGCGTGAATCGGCATCGCGCAAAACGCGCAGGCATCGCGATTCTGGCTGCCCTATTGGCGCTAACGCTGGCCGCCTGCAGCGGCGGTTCCGGATCGAACGCGCAAGAGGCGAACGGCGCTCAGCCGCCCGAGAAGCTGACGAATCTGACGTATTGGGTTCAGATGGTCAGCCAAGTCTCCGCCACGCTCAAAAGCTACAATGAAATCGAGGCTTACAAGGAATTGGAAAGGGTCACGGGGGTCAAGGTGGACTTCCAGCATCCGCCGGAAGGACAACAAGCGAAGGAGCAGTTCAATCTGATGCTGACCTCGGATAAGCTGCCGGATGTCATCGAATATTCATGGACCAGTTATCCGGGGGGCCCCGAAAAAGCGATCAAGGACGGCAAAATCATCCGCCTGAACGACCTAATTGATCAGCATGCTCCGAACCTGAAGAAGGTGCTGGAAGAGCATCCGGATTGGAAGAAGGAGATTATGACGGATGAAGGCAGCATCTACGCGTTCCCGTTCATTCGTTCGCATGATCGGTTGAAAGTATTTCTCGGGCCGACGATCCGGCAGGACTGGCTCGATAAGCTGAACCTGGACATGCCGACGACGATTGATGAATGGTACACCGTGCTCAAGGCGTTCAAAGAGAATGATATGAACGGCAACGGCAAGGCCGACGAGATTCCGCTCTATCTGGCCAAAGGCGATGTGGACGCTTCGACGGCCTTCCTGGGCGCCTTCGGCATCAATGCCGGATTCTATCAGGAGGGCGGCACCGTCAAGTATGGACCGACGGATCCGAGGTTCAAGGAGTTCCTGACGCTGATGAACAAATGGTACCGGGAAGGGCTGCTGGACCGCGACTTCGCCACCACGGATGCGAAGCTGCTGGAAGCGAAGATCACCGGCGGGCAGATCGGCGCGGCCGTACTGTATACGGGCAGCGGGATCGGGAACTACAATACGCTCATGAAGGAAAAGGATCCGAATTTCCATCTCGTCGCCGCTCCGTATCCCGTCATGAAGAAGGGCGACAAGCAGATTTGGGGATATAAGGACTTCGCGTATACGGGGATTGGGGCCGCGATTACGACGAGCAACAAAAATCCCGTCGAGACGGTAAAATGGCTTGATTATGCTTATTCGGAGGAGGGCACCCTGCTGTTCAACTTCGGCAAGGAAGGCGTCAGCTACACGATGGAGAACGGCAAGCCGGCATTCAAGCGGGAGGTGCTGAACAATCCTAACGGGCTTCCGCTGATCCAGTCGATGTCCCAGCATAACCGCGCGACGTTCAGCGGACCGTTCATGCTCGATATCCGCTTCGACGAGCAATATACCACCTCTCCGGACCAGCTCAAGTCGAAGGAGATCTGGGCGGAGCCGACGCTGGAGCTGAAGCTGCCGCGCACGACCCCGAACAGCGAAGAGAGCAGCCGCTATGCTTCCATTATGAACGATATCAACACCTATAAGGATGAGATGTACTTGAAGTTCATTATGGGGCAGGAGCCGCTTGATAACTTCGACAAATATGTCAAGACCATCGAGGGCATGGGGCTTCAGGAAGCGATCGGGATTCAGCAGAACGCGCTGGAGCGTTACAACCAACGTTAA
- a CDS encoding ABC transporter permease: MAASPPAVQPDKKAKKRGRKSDKRSLIKKDLKRNKYIYLLALPVIAYYAIFHYGPMYGLLMAFKDYSVADGIWGSKWIGFDHFKNFFNSYYFGRLLRNTILINIYELLFAFPAPILLALLLNEIRGRIFKRTVQTISYLPHFISIVVVVGMMFDFLARDGLINQLLGLFGVDSIPFMSEPGWFRTLYVGSGIWQGLGWGSIIYLAAIATIDPTLYEAAKIDGAGRFKQVLHITLPGMMPTIVIMFILNMGSMMSVGSEKVLLMYSPLTYETADVISTFVYRRGVLDSDYGFTTAVGLFNSVVSFILLVVSNTISKRVSEHKLW, encoded by the coding sequence ATGGCAGCTTCACCACCGGCGGTTCAGCCCGACAAGAAGGCCAAGAAACGCGGCCGCAAGTCCGACAAGCGGAGCCTTATCAAGAAGGACTTGAAGCGGAATAAGTATATTTATTTGCTGGCGCTTCCGGTTATCGCTTATTACGCCATTTTCCACTACGGACCGATGTACGGCCTGCTGATGGCTTTCAAAGATTACAGCGTCGCGGACGGCATCTGGGGCAGCAAGTGGATCGGCTTCGATCATTTTAAGAACTTTTTTAACAGCTATTACTTCGGCCGCCTGCTTCGCAATACGATCCTGATCAATATTTACGAGCTGTTGTTTGCCTTTCCCGCACCGATTCTTTTGGCCTTGCTGCTGAATGAGATTCGGGGCCGGATTTTCAAGCGCACGGTGCAGACGATCTCTTATCTGCCGCATTTCATCTCGATTGTCGTCGTGGTGGGGATGATGTTCGATTTTCTGGCGCGGGACGGGCTGATTAATCAATTGCTTGGCTTGTTCGGAGTGGACAGCATTCCGTTCATGTCGGAGCCGGGCTGGTTCCGGACGCTGTATGTGGGCTCCGGCATCTGGCAGGGGCTGGGCTGGGGATCCATTATCTACCTGGCCGCGATCGCCACGATCGATCCGACCTTATATGAAGCGGCCAAGATCGACGGGGCCGGGCGCTTCAAGCAGGTGCTCCATATTACGCTTCCGGGCATGATGCCGACCATCGTCATTATGTTCATCCTGAACATGGGATCGATGATGAGCGTCGGCAGCGAGAAGGTGCTGCTCATGTACAGTCCGCTTACGTACGAGACGGCGGATGTCATCTCCACCTTCGTCTACCGCAGAGGGGTGCTCGATTCGGATTATGGATTCACGACGGCGGTCGGCTTGTTCAACTCGGTGGTCAGCTTTATATTGCTGGTCGTCTCCAATACGATCAGCAAGCGGGTCAGCGAGCACAAACTATGGTAG
- a CDS encoding carbohydrate ABC transporter permease yields the protein MLLLCFVTLYPFIYVGFASLSSPASLAQHRGLLLAPLELNFSAYKAVFDNPMITTGYRNTLFYVTCGTAINLLLTAIGAYVLSRRNLYFKNILMLLIVITMFFGGGLIPAYLLINKLGMLNTVWALLIPGAISTFNMIIMRTGFQSVPISLEESARIDGANDLVILFRIIIPLSMPVIAVMILWYAVGHWNSYFSALIYMRDRELFPLQLVLREILITNSTDSMMTDSGAGDRIAIAETIKYATIIVSTLPILVLYPFLQKYFVKGVLIGAIKE from the coding sequence ATGCTCCTGCTCTGCTTCGTAACCCTGTATCCGTTCATCTATGTCGGCTTCGCTTCCTTGAGCAGTCCGGCCTCGCTCGCTCAGCATCGCGGGCTGCTGCTGGCGCCGCTGGAGCTGAACTTCAGCGCGTATAAGGCCGTATTCGACAATCCGATGATTACGACGGGATACCGGAATACGCTGTTCTATGTCACCTGCGGCACGGCGATCAACCTGCTCCTGACGGCTATCGGGGCTTATGTGCTGTCGCGGCGCAATCTGTATTTCAAAAATATTCTCATGCTGCTGATTGTCATTACGATGTTCTTCGGCGGGGGACTGATTCCGGCGTACCTGCTCATCAACAAGCTCGGCATGCTGAATACGGTCTGGGCCCTGCTTATACCGGGGGCGATCAGCACCTTCAACATGATCATTATGCGGACCGGGTTCCAGTCCGTTCCGATCAGCCTGGAGGAATCGGCGCGCATCGACGGGGCCAATGATCTCGTCATTCTGTTCCGCATCATCATTCCGTTATCGATGCCGGTCATCGCGGTCATGATTCTATGGTATGCCGTCGGGCATTGGAACTCCTACTTCAGCGCCCTGATCTATATGCGCGATCGGGAATTGTTCCCGCTGCAGCTTGTGCTGCGCGAGATTCTGATTACGAATTCGACGGACAGCATGATGACCGATTCCGGGGCTGGCGATCGGATTGCGATCGCGGAGACGATCAAGTATGCGACGATCATTGTCTCGACGCTGCCGATTCTGGTGCTCTATCCTTTTCTGCAAAAATATTTTGTCAAAGGCGTATTGATCGGGGCGATTAAAGAGTAG